ACAGGCACTCGTGCGCCGTGCCGAACGGCACCGGGATCGCGGAGGCCTTCTGGATGTCGAAGCCGTCGGGGATCGGCCAGGCGTTGCGGGCCGGCACGCTGCGCAATTCGGCGTGCGAGCCGAAGGCGTTCACGGTCACCACCTTCTGGCCGACCTTCAGATGCGTGACCTCGGCGCCGACCTCGATGATCTCGCCGGCCGCCTGGTAGCCGACGATATGCGGACTGCCCGCCATCTGGCCGCCGCCACGATTAAGCGTGTCGCCGCCTTCGATGCTGACCGCCTCGACGCGAATGACCACGCCGCTGGGATAACAAGGCGGATCGGCGACATCTTCGTATTTCAGCACGTCCGGCGAGCCGGTTTCGTAGTAGACGGCGGCCTTCATGGCGACCTCCCTAAGCTTTGTTTTATTGGCCCTTGTCGGGCGTCCTATTTCGCAGGATCGACCAGGGCCTGGTAGACCAGGGTGGCGGCGTCATCGTCGATCTTGGCCAGGGCCGGGTCGATCTCCTTGGCCAGGATGTGGATCATTCCCAGCATGAAGAGGTCGTTCTTGGGATCGATCCAGAACCAGGTGCCGGCCGCGCCGCCCCAGCTATAGGTCCCCTCGCCTCGCAGCGTGCCGGCCCGAGCCGGATCGGTGACCACCGCGACGTCGAGACCGAACCCGACGCCTCTGGCCGGCGAGAATTGAGCGCCCGGCGCAGCCATCACGATGTCGGTCAGGTGGTTGCTGGCCATCAGCTGGATCGTGCCCGGCGACAAAATGCGTGCGCCGTCCAGCTGGCCGCCGTTCAGCAGCATCTGGGCGAAACGGGCATAGTCGGCCGTGGTCGAGACCAACCCGCCGCCGCCCGAGGCGATCGCGGGCGGCTTGCTGACGTCCAGCACCATGAAATTGTCGGCCGGCTTCAAGGCGCGGGTCTTGGGATCGGGAATATAGAGCGCGGCCAAGCGGTCCTGCTTGGTCGGCGGAACCCAGAAGGCGGTGTCGGTCATCTTCAGCGGATCGAAGATACGGCTCTTCATGAAGTCGGCCAGGCTCATGCCCGACAGCCGCTCGACGATCAGTCCCTGGATGTCGACCGAGACGCTGTAGCGCCATTCGGTCCCCGGCTGGCTGGCCAGGGGCAGTTTGGCCAAGGTGGTCAGGAACTCGGCCTGGGTCTTGGAGCCCAGCAGGCCGCTATCGCGATAGGCCTTCTCGACCGGCTGATCCGTGCGCAGACCATAGGCGAAGCCGCCGGTGTGGCTCATGATCTCGCGCATGGTCGGCGCGCGCGTCGCCGGCTCGGTGATGAAGGTCCCGTCGGGGTTCTGGCCCTTGTAGACCTGCAGGTGAGCCAACTCGGGCACGAACTTGGTGACCGGATCGTCGAGGCGCCATTTGCCCTCTTCGAACAGGATCATCATCGCCACGCCGGTCACCGGCTTGGACTGGGAATAGATCCGGAAGATCGTGTCCTTGGTCATCGGCGCGCCGCCGATCGCCGTCTTGCCGAAGGTCTCGTAGCTGACGATCTTGCCATGGCGAGCGACCATGGTGATCGCGCCCGGCAAGTGACCCTGGTCGACCAGGCCCTGCATGTAGACGTCCAGGCGCTTGAGGCGTTCGGGCGAGAAGCCCTCGGCCTCCGGTGCTGCGGGGGCCAGGATCGCCGCCGTCGGCGCCTTGGGAGCGCTCCAGGCCGGAGCGCCCGCGAAGGCCATGACGGCAAACGCCGCCGCCATCATCCGCCGAACTCGCATCGCCACCACCCCGAACAGTTGTTTGAGCGCACCTTAGCTTGGTTTGGCCGCGCGGCAATGGATCAGGTTGGCGCCCGCACTTGCCCGCCCCCCATCCTTGCCGCTAAGGAGAACGCCCGCTCGGCGTAGCGGTGTTGGCCGGATTAGCTCAGCGGTAGAGCAGCGGTTTTGTAAACCGAAGGTCGGGGGTTCAATCCCCTCATCCGGCACCATTTTCCCGCCTATCAGATCGACATAGAAACGCCGCCCGATCCGTGTGGATCGAGCGGCGCCTTGCAACCTCGCGATAGACTAGAACGTCTTGCGCAGGGTCACGCCATACATGCGCGGCGGGGTCGGATAGCCGCTGTAGCTGCCGTCCTGAGCCACGGTCGGGAAGGTAGCGATCAGGCTCTCATCGTTGGTCAAATTGCGAACCCAGAGCGTCGCTTCCAGCTGATGCGCGTCGTTGGTCACGCCCAGGCTGGCGTTGACGATGCTCTGGCCCCAGGTGCCGATGTCCGGCGGGGTCGTCTCGCTGAGCTGCGACTTGCTGGTGTAGTCGTATTCGACGCGCAGATAGCCACCATAGCCCTTGCCCAGCTCATGCGAGATCGTGGCCGAGGTCGATAGGCTCCACTTGGGGATACCCGCCGGCTTGTCGCCGGTCAGATCGCGGAAGTTGGGCCGCAGACCGGTCGACGGGTTCACCGGGCAGCGCGCGGTGTCGTAATTCACGCAGGCCGCGCCAGTGAACGAGTCATAGGTCGGATCCAGGTACGTGGCCGAAGCGGTCAGCGACAGCCAATCGATCGGACGATAAGCGCTGTCGACCTCGAAGCCCTTCACCGACTCCTCGCCAGCGTTGACCAGGCTGTAGCCGATGCCGGTATAGGCGTTGGACTGGAAGCCCTTGATCGACTGATCGAAGACCGCGAGGTTCAGGTAGCCACCTTGGAAGTTGGCCTTCAGGCCTGCTTCGTAGACGCTGACATCCTCGGGCGCGGCGGTGCGGCCCACGCCATTGGCGTTCGGCGGACGGCTGTCGGACGACAGGTTGTAGGCGCCCGCCTTCCAGCCCGTCGAATAGCTGACATAGGCGTTGACCCAACCGAAGTCGTAGGCGGCGCGGACGGCGTAGGTAACCTTGTCGCCTTTCAGCTCACCCGACTCGTTGGCGTTGGGGAAGTTGACCGGCCCGTGGGTCGGCGAGTTGCCGTAGTAGAATTGCAGGCTGCCCAGAGCGCCGTACAGGTTGCCGGGCAGACCCAGGGCGGTGAACTGCGGCACCGCCTGCAGGTTCAGCGCCGAGAACGGGTCGCGCAGAACCACGTCCGAGACCACGCGCTTGCGGTCGTTCAGATAGGACAGGCCGCCGGTGATGGTCAGCTTGTCGGTGATCTTGTAGTCGGCCTGGCCGAACAGCGAATAGGACCGCTGCTTCATCGAATAGTCGTCGTCGATGCCCTGCCCGGCCTGGAAGTAGGTCGAACCCGGACGGATCGACGGGGTGGCCAGGCTCTGCAGGAATTCCAGCGCATAAAGGTTCGACTTGCCGGTCAGGGCCGGACGGATGGTCGACGGCAGGGCGGCCAGCAGCGCCGCCGGCACCTGGCCGCTCAGCCCTTCGGCATAGGCCCGGATGTCCGAGCCGTAGTTGATCGTCCGGCCCGTATCGAGCTTTTCATCCTGGTAGAAGCCACCGATCAGCCAGTTGAACGGGCCGTCGCTGCTGGAGGCCAGACGCAGTTCTTGGGTGAAGGTCTTGATGGTGTTGCCATCGTCCTTGTTGGCCAAGTCGGCGCCGGTGAAGTCGACGTCCTGGAACGAGGCGCTGGTCTGCTCGCGATAGGCGGTGATCGAGGTCAGCTTGGCGAAGCTGAGGTCGTGGTCGACCTGACCCGAGATTCCCTTGCCCGTCAGGCGGTTGGTCGGATCGGTGTTGAAGACCACGTCACGGTCGAACTTCTTGGCCGGATCGCTGATCGGCTTGCCCAGGCCGAACGGCGCGGGCGCGCCGATGAACTGGGTGGCCGGACCGTTGTAGATCGAGTTCACCGCGCAGCAGACTTCGGTGATCTTGTTGTAGTCGGCGATGACCCGCACGGTGGTCGCGTCGGTCGGAACCCACAACAGGTCGCCGCGGATCGACCAGCGATCGCGGTCGTTGACGTCATTGCCGGTGGTGATGTTGGTCGCGTAGCCATCACGCTTGTTGAGGCTGCCCGACAGGCGCACGGCGACTGTGTCGCTCAGCGGACCCGTGACCGTCGCCTTCACTTGGCGCGCGTCGTAGTTGCCGAGCGTGACCTCGGCCTTGCCGCCGAAATCGAACTGAGGCTGCTTGGTCACGATGCTGATGGCGCCGGCCGAGACGTTCTTGCCGAACAGGGTCGACTGCGGACCGCGCAGGACTTCGATGCGCTCGACCTCCGGCAGGTCGTCCAGCGCCGAAGCGGAACGCGAGCGATAGACGCCGTCGATGAAGACGCCGACCGAGCTTTCGATCCCGTCGTTGCCATTGCCGTTGCCAAAGCCGCGGATGATGAAGTTGGTTTGGCTGGCGGCGTTGAACTGCGAGACCTTCAGCGACGGCACCACCGACTGCAGGTCGATCAGATCGCGGATCTGGGCGCGCTCGATAGTCTTCTGCCCGGTGACCGCCACCGAGATCGGCACGTCCTGCAGGGTCTGTTCGCGCTTGGTCGCCGTAACGATGATTTCTTCGACGGTCGCGTTGGAGGTCGGCGGGGTTTGGGTCTGCGCCAGGGCGGGTCCAGCGACCACGAGGGCCAACAGCGACGCGCCGACGAAATGCACCTTCTTCACGTTATTCTCCCTGAGCATTGTTTTTGTCGTTCTCGTGCGCACGGCGGCTTCGAAGGCCACGACGCGCGCCGCCCCGTCCGCATTTGGCGCGGGAAGGTCGGCGATCTTTTCGGTTGAGCGGTATGGCGACGACGTGGCGCGGCGCATCACCCTCGGCGAGGGCGCGGACACGGTCCTGCGCGGCGTTCGCGGCCATTACGATTTCCCCCGGGGATACGACGCCTGTTTCGGCGTTTCGCATTCCTAGGGACGATTCTAGTACACCCCAGATATTCTAGGGCAAGTTAGAAATTTGAGGATGAAACGGAACACCGTTCTTAGAATGCTTGCCCAGGACGGCGTCGGACCGCTACCAATGCGGAAGTTCCGTAAAGAGAACACCCAGGGGAGCAGGGGAAAGCCTTGAGCGGCGACAACGACATCGCGACGGCCACGCTGGACGGCCACAAGCCGCTGTCGCACAGCCCCAAGTCGGCCAAGAAGCGGGACGCCATCCTTCGGGCGGCCACCGAGATCATCAATATCAAGGGCTACGCCCTGGCGACGATGACCGAGATCGCGGCCGCCCTCGATCTGCGCGACGCGGCGCTCTACTATTATTTCCCGAACAAGCAGGGCCTGGTTTTCGCCTGTCATCAGAGTTCGCTGGAGCGTTTCGAGCGGGTCTTGAGCGAGACCAACGCCGAAGGCGGAACCGGATTCGAAAGACTGGAACGCTTTCTGAGAGCGCTCCTGAAGGAGTCGGGCCGCAATGGTCCCCTGCTCTATTTCGGCGATCGCTCCTACCTGGACGAAGGCCAACGCGACGCGATCGCCGCTTGCAGCGAACATCTGACCCGCCGACTTGAGCGAATAATTCAGGACGGCATGGCCGACGACTCGATCACCACCTGCGAGTCGTCGCTGGTCGTCCAATTGCTGCTGGGCATGCTGATCTGGCTGGCCAAGTGGGTGCCGACTGTCGAGGGCGTGACGGTCGATCGCCTGATGGCGGCGATTGGCGTCGTCGGCCTTCAGGGTCTGAGAAACGACGCGCGGCCGGCCTGACCGCGCGCCCCGTCATTCAGGCGCCCAACAGGGCCTCGTAGCGGGCGACGTTCTCGGCCAGCCACTGGCGCAGGCGTTCCAATTCGCTGATGTGGACGTGGGTCTCGTCCTGCACGTCGCCGTCTTCGGTGCGCGCCACCTGCAGCTTGCCGCTGCGCAGGGCTTCCAGGCGCTGGTCGAGCGCCTCCTGCTCGGCCTTGTGTCGCTCGACGACGCGATTGATTTCGGCCTTGTCCATACTCGGTCTCCAGAAGATCACTTGAAGTCCGAGTTTAAGGCGCGCGCCGAGGCGCGTCGATCAAACTATATCCGTGAGGAATGTCCGGGCGCCCACCCGCCCGGACCGCCGAGCCTAGTTATGCACCCAGCGGCAGACCTTCTGCTTGTGACCGTGATGGCGCTCCCACTTGCAGACCTTGTGCTCATGGCGATGGTGGTTGTCGCGCGCCGAAGCGGGGGCGACAGCGGCCAGGCTCAAGGCGGCGGCGGCGAGAGCGGCGGTTCCGAACAGTTTGGCGAAAGTCATGTGCGTCTTGTCCTCCCAGACGTGAACGACCGAAGGCGGTCGCGAAGACCGTCCCATCGCGATGTTGTCGCCATGTTGCGATGTGTTTCCCAGCTGTCGGAACGTGCGACCGCACAGGTCAAAAAAAGCCCGGCGCAAAGGCCGGGCAGTCATTAGGGAGGAAACGCCCAGGAAGGGCAGGAGCGCCAAAGGCGGCTCCACGCGTTGATAACTAGTGCGGCGGGACAGCCGATCAAGGGCAAGGACGCCGGCCATTAAGGTGAAGCTGTCGAGAGCGCCCGTTTGTATGCCAAATGGGCAATCGTAAGCCCGCTGCCCAAAGCCTGAGCGCGCGCCGTTCGCGCGAAGGGCGAAAAGACAGGTTTCCAGCGTCTCCTCCTGACGGCGATTCGTATCCGTCGCGGATCGATGCCGTCGCGACGCTTGGCGCCCGGCCGGGGAAGGCGCTACGAGACGGCGCATGACCGTTCTCTACATCGACGCCGACGCCTGCCCCGTGAAGGACGAGGTCTACAAGGTCGCCGCACGCTATGGCCTGAAGACCTTCGCGGTTTCCAACAGCTGGATCCGCGTGCCCCTGACCCCGGCCATCGAGCAGATCGTGGTCGACGCGGGTCCCGACATCGCCGACGACTGGATCGCCGAGCGGGCCGGTCCGGGCGATGTGGTGATCACCAATGACATTCCATTGGCCGACCGCGTGCTGAAGGCCGGCGGTCAGGCCCTGGGCACGACAGGTCGGCTGTTCACGGTCGACACCATCGGTTCGGCCCTGGCCTCGCGGATGATCGGCGAACACCTGCGCTCGATGGGCGAGGTCACCAGCGGCCCCAAGGCCTTCGGCCCCGCCGATCGCTCCAAGTTCCTGCAGGCGCTGGACACCGCTGTCGTGAAAGCCCGGCGCGTGGTCCGATGATCGAGATCACGTCCTGGCTGCGGATCGAGGACGACGAAATCGTCGAGAAGGCCACCCGCGCCTCGGGGCCTGGCGGTCAGCATGTCAACAAGACCAGCACGGCCATCGAGCTGCGCTTCGACGTACGCAACTCGCCCACCCTGCCCGAGGATGTGAAGACCCGGTTGGAAGCCCTGGCCGGAAGTCGCCTGACCCAGGACGGGGTGATCGTGCTCTTCGCCCAGGGCAGCCGATCCCAGGAAATGAACCGCCAGGAGGCTCGGGACCGATTGGTCGACCTGATCCGTCGCGCGACCGAAAAGCCAAAGCCTCGTCGGCCGACCAAGCCCACCTATTCCAGCAAGCTCAAGCGCCTGGAGACCAAGGGCAAGCGGTCCGGCGTCAAGGCGCTGCGGGGCCGTCCCAAGGGCGACGACTGAACCGTTTCTAGCCTCGATCCCAACTCGGTTCGACGGGCCCGGGTCCGAACGACAGCACCTCGTGCTTCCACTCCGGTTCGGTGATCAGCCCGCCGAGGATCTTCTGGAGATAGGTCGCGAGATTGGTCTGCTCCTCGTGGGTGAGCTCGGCGCAGACTTCCTGGTTGATCGGATGGATGTCTTCGCGGATCCGTCCCAGGATTTCCTGACCTTCCGGGGTCAGACGAACCACGACCTTGCGACGGTCGGAGGCCTGAGTCCCGCGCTCGACGAGGCCGTCCCGGATCAGGCCGTCGATCGAGCGGGTCAGGGTGGTGCGGTCGGCGGCCGACAGCCGCGCCAAGCGCGTCATCGAGCATTCGCCAAACCGTGACAGTGACGCCAGCGCCACCCACTTGGCGAAGCTCAATCCATGCTGCGCGATGCAGTCGGCCGCCAGGGCGCGCCGATGCTGCTCGGTCTGGTACATCAAGTAGCTGACATAGGTCGGCAACGGCAAACCGCGGCCCTCCCCTTGCTTCTGCTCTGACATGGTTCCCCCCACGCCAAACGGCGCGCCTTCATCTCACACGCGGCAGCCACGCACAATCACGGCTCCGCTTGCCCGCGCCGATTGCGCGCGCCTGCATGTATTTGGAACGCGACGCCGTTCCCCCTGGCGTGAACGACAGCGAACGACGTTCGACTGCGGCTAACGTCACGCTAACCATAGAGTTCCAGACGAGACGGCCCCCGCGAACAAGTTCGCGGGGGCCGTGTATTTCTCGCACTCTGCAAGGATAAAAGCCGATCAGGCCGCGCGGCTGGCGATCGCATCCGGGATCGTGGCGTTGCGCGCGCGGGCCCGGGTCAACCAGTCGTCCGGATAGGTCTCGCGCACCACGATCGACTTGAACTGCCCCACCGGGATGCGGGTGTGTTCGCCGGGGTTGAGATCGCGCGACACCGAGTGGCCGGCGAACTCTTCGATGATGGTGATCACCTGGCTGCTGCCGGCGGTGTTCTCGATCAAAACCATGTTCATGGGGGTCGTCCTGGAGTTTGGGGTCAGGCGATGATCAGGCGGAATACAGTTCGATCCGGGCGGCTGGCTGGCGGGCCCAGGCCTTGACCTCGGACGGCGAGGACAGCTTGCGGAAAGCGCCGCGGGCGTGGTCATCGCAGTAGGAGCCCCGGGCGGTCTTTTCTCGACCGCAGAAGCCGAAATCGTGGGAGTCGGGATTGCCGATCGGCCAGCGGCAGGAATGGGTTTCGAGGCCGAGGATGTTCGCGGTCGGCGCCATCTCCGCGATCTCGACCAGACGAAGCGCGGGGCGCGGGGTCGACACGGCGTCTCGGACGACACGGGCGCGGGGTTGGGCTCGGACGGCGGTGCGCACCGTGGCGCGCTGACGGGCGGGAATATCGCGGACGGTGATGCCCAGACGGTGCACCTTGCCGATCACCGCACTGCGGCTAACGCCGCCCAATTGGCGCGCCACCTGGCTAGCGCTCATGCCCTCAAGCCACAGCTTGCGAAGTGTGGCGGTGCGCTCTTCGTTCCAGTCCATGATCTTGTTTTCCTACCCGCTCGCCGGAGCAGCCCCTCCGGCGCTTTCTGGGTACGTTTATGGTTAATTCTGGTCAATTTTTTATGTGCATACCCACGGTTTGTAATCGGGCATTTTGCTTTTACATTCTGTGGGATAACGCGCGTTGTCGCAGGGCGCTCGCGGAAAGATGGCAAGACCTTGACCGGATAACGACGTTATATATTGGATGCGGAGCCCACAGTTGGGCCAGAAAATGAATGCGGCGCCGCGCCGCACAGCTTGCGGCATAATGTCAGTCGGGGATTAGTAAATGCGTCAGTTTCACCTCGCCGCCGCCGCGGTCTTCTGCGTTCTTTTGGCCGGTTGCTCCAAGCCCGGCGCGAGCGCCTCGGACAGCGGCTCCGCGAGTTCGGCGTCCACGGCGACGCCCACCGACGCCGAAAAGCAGGCCCTGCTCGCCGCCCTCCCCGCCCCCTACAACACCGGCGACCTGCTGAATGGTCAGAGCAAGTTCGCCCTCTGCCGTTCGTGCCACACCATCACTGAGGGCGGACCGAACATGACCGGCCCCAACCTCTATGGCGTGTTCGGGCGCAAGGCGGGCAGCAAGGCCGACTACAAGTACTCGCCCGTCGTCGCCGCGGCCGGCTTCAACTGGGACGCCGAACATCTGGACAAGTGGCTGGATAATCCGCGTGGTTTCATGCCGGGCACCAAGATGACTTTCGCGGGCCTGCATGATCCCAAGGATCGCGTCGATCTGATCGCCTATCTGAAGGTCGAGACCGGTTACAAGCCGCCCAAGGGCTGAGGCGGCTGGAGGGCTGGAGCCATGGACGACGCGCACGCGCTGCTGACCAAGGTCTACGACGCCTACAACCGGCGCGACTTCGCCGCCTTCTCGGCCCTGCTGACGCCCGACATCGACTGGCCCGATCTGATCGAGCACGGTCGCCTGATCGGGCGTGAAGCTGTGGGCGCGTATTGGGCTCGCAACGACAAATCGATCACGATCGACGTCGCCGTGGTGTCGATCACCGTCTTGCCCGACGGCCGGGTCGCCGCCGACGTCAACCAGATCGTCCGCAACCTGTCCGGCCAAGTCTGGTCGGACAGCTGCGTGCGCCATGTCTTCACCCTGCGCGACGGTCTGGTGGCCCGGCTCGACGTCGAGATCCCCGACGAGAGACCTCGGCGATGAGCGCCGCGACCGACGTGATCGTCCGCTACTACGATGCGTTGGCGCACCGCGACATCGAGGCGGTCATGACGTTGATGCATCCGGATGCAGAGTTCGGTGACTTCCTGGAGGGCGGCGACGTGATCGGCTCGACCGCCGTCCGGGCGTTCTTCCAGTACATGTTCGACACCCTCGCCCCGGACTTCGACTTGCTGGCGATGACGGTCGAGCCCGACGGTCGGATACGGGCCGACATGCAGGTGGCCACGCACGATCGCCAGGGCCACATCTGGTCCGACACGCGCAGCTACGCCCTCTATACCGTGGTCGACGGACTGATCCACGGTATCGAGCTGCAGGCGGCCATCTAGGGCCGTAGGCCGTCACATCAGCAAGTCGGCGCAGGCGTCCAGGATCGCATCAGCGTCCAGTCGATACTTGGCGTAGAGGTCCGGCAGGTCACCGGACTGGCCGAATGTCTCCAGCCCCAGCGCCCGCAGCCGCATGCCGCGCACCGAACCCAACCACGACAAGGTCGAAGGAGCGCCGTCGATCAGCGTCACCAGCCCAGCGTCGCGCGACAGGGGCGCCAGCAGGGTCTCGATGGTCGAGACGCGCGCCACGCCGTCGGTCCAGCGCGACCGCCCCGCGGCGGTCCAATCACGGTGCAGAACATCGGCCGAGGTCACAGCCAGCAGGCCCGCGCCCGGTTCGTCCTCCAGCACCGCCTCGAACGCCGCCAAGGCTTCGGGAGCCAGGGCGCCGGCATAGACGATGGCCAACCGCGCGCCGGGCGTCGGCGGCCGCAGCCAGTAGGCGCCGTCGATCACGCCCCGTCGCCAGGCGTCGTCGGTCCGCTCGGGCTGGGTGATCACCCGGGTCGAGAGTCGCAGATAGGTCGACGCGCCCTGCTCGGCCTGGATCTGGCCGAAGGCGTGGGCCATCAGCACCGCCGTCTCGTCGGCGAAGGCCGGTTCGTAGCTGTCCAGACCCGGCTGACTCATGCCGATCAGCGGCGAGCCGATCGATTGGTGCGCGCCGCCTTCGGGCGCCAGCGTCAGGCCGCTGGGCGTGGCGACCAGCAGGAAGCGGGCGTCCTGGTAGCAGGCGTAGTTCAGGGCATCGAGGCCGCGGGCGATGAAGGGGTCGTACAGGGTGCCGACCGGAAATAGACGCTCGCCGAACAACGGCGCGGTCAGACCCAGGGCCGCGAGGGCGATGAACAGGTTGTTCTCGGCGATGCCGAGTTCGACGTGCTGACCGGTCTCGGCCTTGGACCAGACCTGGGCCGACGGAATGCGTCGGCGCTTGAAGACGTCGTCATGGGCCCGGCGCTGGAACACGCCGCGTCGATTGACGAAGCCGCCCAGGTTGGTCGAGACCGTCACGTCCGGCGAGGTGGTCACCACCCGGCCGGCGAACTCGTCATCGCGGCGGGCGATCTCGAACATCACCTTGCCGAACGCCGCCTGGGTCGACTGTTCGCCGCCGCCCAGGACCGGCGCCAGCAGCTCTTCGGCCGTGGGGATGGCGATGGCCGGGGCGAGGTGCTGACGCTCCACTTGGGCGGCGAACGGAGCTCGCGCCACCAGGCCCTTCAGAGCTGTGTGTTCGGCGGCGGACAGACCCGACAGCGCGTCCCACTCCTCGCCCTCGACTACGCCCAGTCGCGAGCGCAGCTCGGCAATCTGGCTTTCGGTCATCAGACCGGCGTGGTTGTCCTTGTGGCCCTGGAACGGCAGCCGCAAGCCCTTGACGGTGTAGGCGATGAAAAACCGGGGCGCGTCGTCCTGGCTGGCCCGGTCGAAAGCCTCCAGGATGGTCTCCATGCAGTGGCCGCCCAGCTCGGTCATCAGTTCGCCGAGGTCGGCGTCCTTATAGCCCGCGATCAGCTTCAGGGCCTTGGCGTCGCCGGCCAGGTCCGTGTTGAGCCGCTCGCGCCAGGCCGCGCCGCCCTGGTAGCTGAGGGCCGCGT
The window above is part of the Caulobacter soli genome. Proteins encoded here:
- a CDS encoding transketolase: MAEAILAAKRQELALLRRIEERILWLASWTIHNANHLRESRDGLKVGGHQASCASMTTLMTALYMKALRPQDRVAVKPHASPVFHAIQHLFGRQSLEKLKAFRALGGAQSYPSRTKDTDDVDFSTGSVGLGVAMTAFASLTQDYLAARGAVKPERMGRMISLLGDAELDEGNIYEALIEACKHDIRNTWWIVDYNRQSLDATTKDRMFTRYGEIFEAAGWTVETLKWSKRQREAFAKPGGEALKAWIETAPNDLYAALSYQGGAAWRERLNTDLAGDAKALKLIAGYKDADLGELMTELGGHCMETILEAFDRASQDDAPRFFIAYTVKGLRLPFQGHKDNHAGLMTESQIAELRSRLGVVEGEEWDALSGLSAAEHTALKGLVARAPFAAQVERQHLAPAIAIPTAEELLAPVLGGGEQSTQAAFGKVMFEIARRDDEFAGRVVTTSPDVTVSTNLGGFVNRRGVFQRRAHDDVFKRRRIPSAQVWSKAETGQHVELGIAENNLFIALAALGLTAPLFGERLFPVGTLYDPFIARGLDALNYACYQDARFLLVATPSGLTLAPEGGAHQSIGSPLIGMSQPGLDSYEPAFADETAVLMAHAFGQIQAEQGASTYLRLSTRVITQPERTDDAWRRGVIDGAYWLRPPTPGARLAIVYAGALAPEALAAFEAVLEDEPGAGLLAVTSADVLHRDWTAAGRSRWTDGVARVSTIETLLAPLSRDAGLVTLIDGAPSTLSWLGSVRGMRLRALGLETFGQSGDLPDLYAKYRLDADAILDACADLLM